One window of the Maridesulfovibrio frigidus DSM 17176 genome contains the following:
- a CDS encoding FG-GAP repeat protein, translating into MKKTTFAIILLGLLSLPNICMAAVANQSFAPVDYSLQTGTSELPQDVSAKIKVHLKQEMSKFEKDPDGSISSSTMDGNLNLSADKYDTRFKSGESWFALSLSSVGRDEVMQKTTKPSLALDGTKLNLIRQDMTEWYINHGDSLEHGLVLNEKPAGAGPLNFLFSTSGNLSPEQKGSDIYFMGEKSVRYSEIKGWDAAGKDLACSMSVSDGNLVWAVDDSSATYPITIDPTITYIKKITASDTGAGETQTDAYFGYSVDIYKETVVVGAYKQTVSTKTNAGAAYIFYKDQGGTNNWGFVKKITASDVPGESVDSGLQFSEILAISGDTLALVSKYTNVSGAISAGAAYIFSRNQGGDDTWGFAQKITQTPTNNGHFANSIAVCGDVLLIGYKSQTVSGLVYAGRAYLYIPNSAVPNTWQLSKSLEATDNVMGSQFSTGIAVSGDLIASSAPGKSEGGQTAAGAVYIFSRNTGGDENWGLVKKIIATDEEGVFAGQVRANYGSSMDISGDLLIVGSPNYDVGSDESVGRAYIYSKDKGGADQWGAVKILVAQKDDGSDYSYADAYFGKHVSISGDMALLSSKFGAYLYSKSQSDVGEWGIVKAFSDADTEPNSAMSSDVAIYGDYSVIGASDKTEDSLTNAGAAYIFNTPNTNSSAWCTDKTIIATQVQPSGTTVQISSVTKRVETTEEIKAEHETPGMDSMLGANVYEFTATVTSNQVAYFSFNSSSLGERAAGDVSLFKLFPDKASISFTYSSGKNPDDEGYFWITDEANSEQYIDPATTLVGARTYTVNYSVKDNGEYDLNSTLGVITDPVVPGTVSTSSSSSSSDDSGCVLNPQASFSIELIGLFIAALIGVCLRRKVA; encoded by the coding sequence TTGAAAAAAACAACTTTTGCCATCATCCTTTTAGGCTTACTCAGCCTTCCAAATATCTGCATGGCAGCAGTGGCTAATCAATCGTTTGCTCCTGTTGACTATTCTCTGCAAACCGGCACTAGTGAGCTTCCACAAGACGTTTCCGCCAAAATAAAAGTGCATTTGAAACAGGAAATGTCCAAATTCGAAAAAGACCCTGACGGCTCAATCAGTTCATCTACGATGGATGGCAATTTAAATTTGAGCGCAGACAAATATGATACCCGTTTTAAAAGTGGCGAGAGTTGGTTCGCTTTATCGCTCTCATCAGTAGGCCGCGATGAAGTGATGCAAAAAACAACGAAGCCGTCACTCGCTCTTGATGGAACAAAACTAAACCTCATCCGCCAAGATATGACTGAGTGGTATATTAACCACGGTGACAGTCTTGAGCATGGGTTAGTTTTAAATGAAAAACCTGCGGGTGCAGGTCCATTAAATTTCCTTTTCAGCACATCCGGCAACCTTAGCCCTGAACAAAAAGGGTCTGACATTTATTTTATGGGTGAAAAATCTGTACGATATTCAGAAATAAAAGGATGGGATGCTGCGGGAAAAGATCTTGCATGCTCCATGTCTGTTTCTGATGGCAACCTAGTCTGGGCTGTGGACGATTCAAGCGCCACCTACCCAATTACAATTGACCCTACTATTACCTACATAAAGAAAATTACTGCGAGTGACACCGGAGCAGGAGAAACGCAGACGGATGCTTATTTTGGGTATTCCGTTGATATCTATAAAGAGACTGTGGTTGTTGGAGCCTATAAACAAACTGTCAGCACAAAGACTAACGCAGGTGCGGCGTACATCTTTTATAAAGATCAAGGTGGAACGAACAATTGGGGTTTTGTAAAAAAAATTACAGCTAGCGACGTCCCCGGAGAATCAGTGGATAGTGGGTTACAATTTTCTGAGATTCTAGCCATTTCCGGCGATACTCTTGCACTCGTAAGTAAGTATACCAATGTAAGCGGCGCAATTTCAGCGGGCGCAGCTTACATCTTTAGTAGAAATCAGGGCGGGGATGACACTTGGGGATTTGCTCAAAAAATTACCCAAACCCCAACAAACAACGGACATTTTGCTAACAGCATAGCAGTGTGCGGAGACGTTCTTCTTATAGGGTATAAGAGCCAAACTGTCAGCGGTTTAGTATATGCAGGAAGGGCCTACTTATACATTCCTAATTCTGCTGTTCCAAACACTTGGCAACTATCTAAATCCCTCGAAGCTACCGACAACGTCATGGGATCACAATTTAGTACGGGTATCGCTGTTTCAGGAGATCTCATAGCTTCAAGCGCACCGGGCAAGAGCGAGGGCGGACAGACCGCAGCTGGAGCTGTTTATATCTTTTCTAGAAACACAGGTGGGGATGAAAATTGGGGGCTAGTCAAAAAGATTATAGCAACTGATGAAGAGGGTGTTTTTGCGGGACAAGTGCGAGCCAATTATGGTAGTTCCATGGATATTTCCGGAGATCTGCTTATCGTAGGTTCACCAAACTATGATGTCGGCTCAGATGAGTCAGTAGGCAGGGCTTACATTTATTCCAAGGACAAAGGCGGCGCAGATCAGTGGGGAGCTGTTAAAATTCTTGTAGCCCAAAAAGATGACGGTTCAGATTATTCTTATGCCGATGCTTATTTCGGTAAACACGTGTCAATCTCTGGAGATATGGCCCTTCTTTCTTCAAAATTTGGAGCATACCTTTATTCTAAAAGTCAGTCCGATGTAGGTGAGTGGGGAATTGTCAAAGCATTTAGTGATGCTGACACTGAGCCTAACTCAGCCATGAGTTCCGATGTAGCCATTTACGGAGATTATAGCGTTATCGGGGCTAGCGATAAAACAGAGGATAGCCTTACAAACGCTGGTGCGGCTTATATATTTAACACTCCGAATACGAACAGTTCCGCATGGTGCACGGATAAAACAATAATAGCGACTCAGGTTCAGCCTAGCGGCACAACAGTTCAGATAAGCTCAGTAACCAAGCGAGTCGAGACCACTGAGGAGATTAAAGCTGAGCATGAGACCCCGGGTATGGATAGTATGCTCGGAGCAAATGTCTACGAATTCACGGCAACTGTTACGAGCAATCAAGTTGCCTATTTCAGCTTCAACAGCTCAAGCCTTGGAGAGCGCGCGGCTGGGGATGTATCTCTTTTCAAATTGTTCCCAGACAAAGCCTCTATAAGTTTTACTTACAGCTCAGGTAAAAACCCGGACGATGAAGGATATTTCTGGATTACCGATGAAGCTAACAGCGAACAATACATTGACCCTGCAACTACTCTAGTGGGAGCGCGAACCTACACAGTCAATTACTCTGTTAAAGATAATGGAGAGTATGATCTGAACAGTACACTTGGCGTAATCACCGACCCAGTGGTTCCCGGAACAGTTTCTACGAGCAGCAGTAGTAGTAGCAGCGATGACAGCGGCTGTGTGCTAAATCCACAAGCCAGTTTTTCTATCGAACTTATCGGCCTATTTATTGCGGCTCTTATAGGTGTGTGCTTACGCCGCAAAGTGGCTTAA